A genome region from Erigeron canadensis isolate Cc75 chromosome 3, C_canadensis_v1, whole genome shotgun sequence includes the following:
- the LOC122594670 gene encoding gamma-glutamyl peptidase 3-like, which translates to MVIKAEYKRRYALLLAARDSEYVKKVYGGYFNVFVDAFGEKEENEKWDLYKVVDGEFPDKNELQDYDGFVVSGSPYDAYGDDNWILDLCLLLQTLDSMQKKVLGICFGHQVLCRALGGKVGKSHSGWDLGLRKVRIVKDFSPCSFFESLPLMPPDLSIIECHQDEVWEVPTRAQVIAVSDKTGVEMFTIGDHILGIQGHPEYSKDILINIIDRLLTQDSIQVGFAADARSKLEIAEPDRKCWQELCKAFLKGLWNAQPEIKP; encoded by the exons ATGGTTATTAAAGCCGAGTACAAGAGAAGGTATGCATTGCTGTTAGCAGCGCGAGACTCGGAGTATGTTAAGAAGGTGTACGGAGGATATTTCAATGTGTTCGTTGATGCTTTtggtgaaaaagaagaaaatgaaaaatgggaTTTATACAAGGTTGTAGATGGGGAGTTCCCTGATAAAAATGAGCTTCAAGACTATGATGGGTTTGTTGTAAGTGGAAGCCCATATGATGCTTATGGGGATGACAATTGGATTCTTGACCTTTGTTTACTCTTACAAACTCTTGATTCCATGCAAAAGAAAGTCCTTGGCATTTGCTTTGGCCACCAG GTTTTATGTAGGGCATTAGGGGGGAAGGTAGGAAAATCACATAGTGGTTGGGACCTTGGGCTTAGGAAAGTGAGGATTGTCAAAGATTTCTCCCCATGTAGCTTTTTTGAAAGTTTGCCTTTGATGCCCCCAGATCTCTCTATCATTGAGTGCCACCAAGATGAG GTGTGGGAGGTACCAACAAGAGCACAAGTCATAGCTGTCTCGGATAAAACAGGAGTTGAGATGTTCACAATTGGAGACCACATTCTTGGGATCCAAGGTCATCCGGAGTACTCCAAAGACATTCTGATCAACATCATTGACCGTCTTCTCACTCAAGATTCCATTCAG GTTGGCTTTGCAGCAGATGCTAGGTCCAAGTTGGAAATTGCAGAACCAGATAGGAAGTGTTGGCAGGAATTGTGCAAAGCATTTCTAAAGGGTTTGTGGAATGCACAACCCGAAATAAAACCTTGA
- the LOC122593758 gene encoding gamma-glutamyl peptidase 3-like, which translates to MGTEGMYKRRYALLLASRDWEYVMKVYGGYLNVFVAAFGEEEERWDRYRVVDGEFPDKNELQEYDGFVVSGSPYDAYGDDNWILELCLLLQTLDSMQKKVLGICFGHQVLCRALGGKVWKSNSGWDIGLRKVRIVEDFSACCFLKTMAEIPPALSIIECHQDEVWEVPKEAQVIAYSDKTGVEMFTIGDHILGIQGHPEYSKDILNNLIDRLLNQDCIESGLAEDARSKLENAEPDRKCWQQICKTFLKGSLNAYPSIEE; encoded by the exons ATGGGGACAGAAGGCATGTACAAGAGAAGGTATGCATTACTATTAGCATCAAGAGACTGGGAGTATGTAATGAAGGTGTATGGAGGGTATCTTAATGTGTTCGTTGCGGCTTTTGGTGAAGAAGAAGAGAGGTGGGATAGGTATAGGGTTGTTGATGGGGAATTTCCTGATAAGAACGAGCTTCAAGAGTATGATGGGTTTGTTGTAAGTGGAAGCCCATATGATGCTTATGGAGATGACAATTGGATCCTTGAGCTTTGTTTACTCTTACAGACCCTAGATTCAATGCAAAAGAAAGTCCTTGGCATTTGCTTTGGGCATCAG GTTTTGTGTAGGGCATTAGGGGGAAAGGTATGGAAATCAAATAGTGGCTGGGACATAGGTTTACGAAAAGTGAGGATTGTCGAAGATTTCTCTGCGTGTTGTTTTCTTAAAACCATGGCTGAGATACCCCCGGCCTTGTCCATCATCGAGTGCCACCAAGATGAG GTTTGGGAGGTACCTAAAGAAGCACAAGTCATAGCATATTCTGACAAGACTGGAGTTGAAATGTTTACAATTGGAGATCATATCCTTGGGATTCAAGGCCATCCGGAGTACTCCAAAGACATTTTAAATAATCTTATAGATCGTCTTCTAAATCAAGACTGCATCGAG AGTGGATTGGCCGAAGATGCGAGGTCAAAGCTGGAAAATGCAGAGCCGGATAGAAAGTGTTGGCAACAAATTTGCAAAACATTCCTTAAGGGTTCATTGAATGCATATCCAAGTATTGAAGAATAA